One genomic region from Pseudomonas hormoni encodes:
- a CDS encoding ABC transporter ATP-binding protein produces the protein MSGLILENVEKHYGSACAVKDVNLHLPEGKLVCFLGPSGCGKTTLLRMIAGLETLTGGEIRLDGEDIGHTPAHQRNFGMVFQSLALFPHMTVGENIAYPLKLRGVSKADQQARVVELLELIQLQEMIDRPVAKLSGGQRQRVAIARAIANHPKILLLDEPLSALDAKLRESMQVEIRQLQQRLNITTIMVTHDQREAMTMADIVVVLGEHRVQQVGTPIEIYRHPANEFVADFIGSGNIFPATALGNGKVGLPGGDSLEVPICSSIVVGEKVKMLIRPEDLQLSHPQATAGNRLLGKVTFVRDIGATIETTVECSGVSFTALSTPCQGFGLSIGNPVSVTLPAEACRVLGA, from the coding sequence ATGTCTGGTCTGATTCTGGAAAACGTCGAGAAACATTACGGCTCGGCCTGCGCGGTAAAGGATGTGAACCTGCATTTGCCGGAAGGCAAACTGGTGTGTTTCCTCGGCCCGTCCGGTTGCGGCAAAACCACGCTGCTGCGAATGATTGCCGGGCTTGAAACCCTGACCGGCGGCGAGATTCGCCTGGACGGTGAAGACATCGGTCACACGCCGGCGCATCAGCGCAATTTCGGCATGGTGTTTCAATCCCTGGCGCTGTTCCCGCACATGACCGTGGGGGAGAACATCGCTTATCCGCTGAAACTGCGCGGGGTCAGCAAGGCTGATCAGCAGGCGCGGGTGGTGGAATTGCTGGAACTGATTCAGTTGCAGGAAATGATTGATCGCCCGGTGGCGAAATTGTCTGGCGGCCAGCGCCAGCGTGTGGCGATTGCCCGGGCGATTGCCAACCACCCGAAAATCCTTCTGCTGGATGAACCGCTGTCGGCGCTGGACGCCAAGCTGCGCGAGTCGATGCAGGTGGAAATCCGTCAACTGCAACAGCGCCTGAACATCACCACCATCATGGTGACCCACGACCAGCGTGAGGCCATGACCATGGCCGATATCGTCGTGGTGCTGGGTGAGCATCGCGTGCAGCAGGTCGGCACGCCGATCGAGATTTATCGTCATCCGGCGAACGAATTCGTCGCGGACTTCATCGGCTCGGGCAACATCTTCCCGGCCACGGCGCTGGGCAACGGCAAGGTGGGCTTGCCCGGTGGCGATTCGCTGGAAGTGCCAATCTGCAGCAGCATTGTGGTCGGCGAGAAGGTGAAAATGCTGATCCGCCCTGAAGACCTGCAACTGTCGCACCCGCAAGCGACGGCGGGGAATCGGTTGCTGGGCAAGGTGACGTTCGTGCGGGATATCGGTGCGACGATCGAGACGACCGTGGAGTGTTCGGGCGTGTCGTTTACGGCGTTGAGCACACCGTGTCAGGGGTTTGGGTTGAGCATTGGCAACCCGGTGTCGGTGACATTGCCGGCCGAAGCTTGCCGAGTGCTCGGCGCCTGA
- a CDS encoding NAD(P)-dependent oxidoreductase, which translates to MSKIAIIGATGRAGSQLLEEALRRGHSVTAIARETSKIGQRAGVVSKNVDALDAEALQAAVAGHDVVISAAHFTTLPASAVIGPVKRAGVKRLLVVGGAGSLLLPDGTRVIDSKGFPEEYKTEASAGAQFLENLRQEKDLDWTFLSPSAEFVEGERTGSFRIGKDDLLVSSEGRSWITFADYAIAMIDEVEAPKHSRQRFTVGY; encoded by the coding sequence ATGAGCAAAATCGCAATCATCGGTGCCACCGGCCGTGCCGGCAGCCAACTGCTGGAAGAAGCCCTGCGTCGCGGTCACAGCGTTACAGCCATCGCTCGCGAAACCTCGAAGATCGGCCAGCGTGCCGGGGTGGTCAGCAAGAACGTTGACGCTCTTGATGCCGAAGCGCTGCAAGCGGCGGTCGCGGGTCATGACGTGGTGATCAGTGCCGCGCACTTCACGACCCTTCCTGCCAGCGCCGTCATCGGGCCGGTAAAACGGGCCGGGGTGAAACGTCTGCTGGTGGTCGGCGGTGCCGGTTCGCTGTTGCTGCCGGACGGTACTCGCGTTATCGACAGCAAAGGTTTCCCTGAAGAGTACAAAACCGAGGCCAGTGCCGGAGCTCAATTCCTGGAAAACCTGCGTCAGGAAAAGGATCTGGACTGGACTTTCCTGTCGCCGTCGGCGGAGTTTGTCGAAGGTGAGCGCACGGGTTCGTTTCGGATCGGCAAGGATGATTTGCTGGTGAGCAGTGAAGGGCGGAGCTGGATTACCTTCGCCGACTATGCGATTGCGATGATCGATGAAGTGGAAGCGCCAAAGCATTCCCGTCAGCGGTTCACAGTCGGTTACTGA
- a CDS encoding extracellular solute-binding protein yields the protein MGEHDLNRRQFIKTVGVASVAAAAMSLPFVKANASDTRFQGKTLRLLTWSDDTGLAALRNIAATFEDKYGCKVIADRTGSTSEMVAKLKAGGDRPQYDVITLAGVGAEGLAAANLLEKPNLNRIPNLVDVPEKYRTGANGHGIGYLLWCNSLVYSTRTIKEAPDSYAALWDAELSPNIFLPPPNWTEAMDLIIIAAKLAGGDEHNIEPGFKKLAELKDRVVTLGENPNQIAELFRTGSLDMGGLYAPAFFPKQIRDPAYGLGATFGMKEGFYTDLMLSVMPKNRPGDTDLTYAFINHSLDPLVQGKMAEDIYNGPVNAKAIISAEARKSPYILTPEQIAEKAIMHDNAFLATVHDQWIRRYTEIFSS from the coding sequence ATGGGCGAGCATGATCTAAACAGACGTCAATTCATCAAAACCGTGGGCGTGGCCTCGGTGGCAGCGGCGGCCATGAGCTTGCCCTTCGTCAAGGCCAATGCCAGCGACACTCGATTCCAGGGCAAGACCCTGCGTTTGCTGACCTGGTCCGATGACACCGGCCTGGCAGCGCTGCGCAACATCGCAGCCACCTTCGAAGACAAGTACGGCTGCAAGGTTATCGCTGACCGCACCGGCAGTACCTCGGAAATGGTCGCCAAACTGAAAGCCGGCGGTGATCGTCCGCAGTACGACGTCATCACCCTGGCGGGTGTCGGCGCCGAAGGTCTGGCCGCCGCCAACCTGCTGGAAAAACCCAACCTCAACCGCATTCCCAACCTGGTGGATGTACCGGAGAAATACCGCACCGGCGCCAATGGCCACGGGATCGGATACCTGCTCTGGTGCAACAGCCTGGTCTACAGCACCCGCACCATCAAGGAAGCGCCGGACAGTTACGCCGCCCTTTGGGACGCGGAGCTGTCGCCGAACATCTTCCTGCCGCCGCCGAACTGGACCGAGGCCATGGACCTGATCATCATCGCCGCCAAACTGGCCGGTGGTGACGAGCACAACATCGAGCCGGGCTTCAAGAAACTCGCCGAGCTGAAGGATCGTGTGGTGACCCTGGGTGAAAACCCGAACCAGATCGCCGAGCTGTTCCGCACCGGCTCCCTGGACATGGGTGGCCTGTACGCCCCGGCCTTCTTCCCGAAACAGATCCGCGATCCGGCCTACGGCCTGGGCGCTACCTTCGGCATGAAGGAAGGTTTCTATACCGACCTGATGCTGTCGGTGATGCCGAAGAATCGTCCGGGCGATACCGACCTGACCTACGCGTTCATCAACCACTCTCTGGACCCGCTGGTGCAGGGCAAGATGGCTGAAGACATCTACAACGGCCCGGTCAACGCCAAGGCGATCATCTCCGCCGAAGCGCGCAAGAGCCCGTACATCCTCACGCCTGAGCAGATTGCCGAGAAGGCGATCATGCACGACAACGCCTTCCTGGCCACCGTGCATGACCAATGGATTCGTCGTTACACGGAAATCTTTTCTTCCTGA
- a CDS encoding ABC transporter permease: protein MSAVIKKRHSLLPGDTGKFAGILSGFILLLAVLPILTMIVMSFSGASNLDFPPSSYSLQWYKAAWHTFVSPDSSDVLSLGKAMTTSLMVACLTMVFATIIAVPAAYALTRCEFRGKAVALQLMSLPLVFPMVVLGLALLLVFDSLPFQMTTSRLVIAHVILALPFVVKNCTAAMLSIGSEVEEAAQMLGASPLRAIVDVVVPLMKSGILAGMLLAFIVSFNEFTVTYFLYTIDVMTVPIWMYSRTVSSLDPTVFSFAVLIVLIDFVLIWALEKLVGEGGVSF from the coding sequence ATGAGCGCTGTGATCAAGAAGCGTCATTCACTGTTGCCGGGTGATACCGGCAAGTTCGCCGGCATTCTCTCGGGCTTCATTCTGCTGCTGGCGGTGCTGCCGATCCTGACCATGATCGTCATGTCGTTCAGCGGTGCGTCGAACCTCGACTTCCCGCCGAGCAGCTACAGCCTGCAATGGTACAAGGCCGCCTGGCACACCTTTGTATCCCCGGATTCCAGCGATGTGCTGAGCCTCGGCAAAGCCATGACCACCAGCCTGATGGTCGCGTGCCTGACCATGGTCTTCGCCACAATCATCGCGGTGCCGGCGGCCTACGCGCTGACCCGTTGCGAGTTCCGCGGCAAAGCCGTGGCGTTGCAACTGATGTCGCTGCCGCTGGTGTTTCCGATGGTGGTGTTGGGCCTGGCCTTGCTGCTGGTGTTCGACAGCCTGCCGTTCCAGATGACCACCTCGCGTCTGGTGATTGCCCACGTGATTCTGGCGCTGCCCTTCGTGGTGAAAAACTGCACCGCGGCGATGCTTTCCATCGGCAGCGAAGTCGAAGAGGCCGCGCAAATGCTCGGCGCCTCACCGCTGCGAGCGATTGTCGATGTGGTGGTGCCGTTGATGAAGTCGGGGATTCTGGCGGGGATGCTGCTGGCGTTCATCGTTTCGTTCAACGAATTCACCGTGACCTACTTCCTCTACACCATCGACGTGATGACCGTGCCGATCTGGATGTACAGCCGCACCGTGTCGTCGCTCGACCCCACCGTATTTTCGTTTGCCGTGCTGATCGTGCTGATCGACTTCGTCCTGATCTGGGCGCTGGAGAAGCTGGTCGGTGAAGGTGGCGTTTCGTTCTAG
- a CDS encoding aldehyde dehydrogenase family protein codes for MTFPTTLDGLFIDGKWSAGSEHLRVINPATEALLTTVNGGDANAVDQAVNAATEAFKAWSQTTGAERGAILRRIAVGVQAGREQLMQLQSSNNGKPLFEAAIDVDDVIATFEYYAGLAEGLDAKQDSAVELPTDDFSARVRREPCGVVGLIVPWNFPMVTTAWKLAPALAAGCCVVLKPSEVTPLPELELAAIIAEAGLPKGVFNLVCGTGLAVGAPMSADPRIAKISFTGSNAVGVQVMQRAAETVKGVSLELGGKSSLLVLKDADIALAVEVACGGGFFNAGQMCSATSRVLVADELADEFLLRLKARAEAIRVADPFDPNVEMGALVNQAQYQRVLGHIDRGLSAGAKLICGGNRPVDLPRGYFLQPTIFTEVPLDSALWCEEIFGPVICVRSFASEAEAIALANDSQFGLVASVVTRDAEAADRVANALQAGLVWINAPQVIFPQTAWGGYKQSSIGRELGPWGLQAFQEIKHVIRAV; via the coding sequence ATGACGTTTCCTACCACCCTCGATGGTCTGTTCATTGACGGAAAATGGTCGGCCGGCAGCGAACATCTGCGCGTGATCAACCCGGCCACCGAAGCGCTGCTGACCACCGTGAATGGCGGCGATGCAAACGCCGTCGATCAAGCCGTGAACGCAGCGACCGAAGCCTTCAAGGCCTGGTCGCAAACCACCGGTGCCGAGCGTGGCGCGATCCTGCGCAGGATCGCCGTCGGCGTGCAGGCCGGTCGTGAGCAGTTGATGCAGTTGCAGTCGAGCAACAACGGCAAACCGCTGTTCGAAGCCGCCATCGACGTTGATGACGTGATCGCTACCTTCGAGTACTACGCCGGTCTGGCCGAAGGGCTCGATGCGAAACAGGACAGCGCAGTCGAGCTGCCCACCGATGACTTCAGCGCCCGTGTGCGCCGTGAGCCGTGTGGTGTGGTCGGCCTGATCGTGCCGTGGAATTTCCCGATGGTTACTACCGCCTGGAAACTCGCCCCGGCCCTGGCCGCCGGTTGCTGCGTGGTGCTCAAACCTTCCGAAGTGACGCCACTGCCGGAGCTGGAACTGGCGGCGATCATCGCCGAGGCCGGTTTGCCCAAAGGCGTGTTCAACCTGGTCTGCGGCACTGGCCTGGCCGTCGGTGCGCCGATGTCAGCCGACCCGCGCATCGCCAAGATTTCCTTCACCGGCAGCAACGCAGTCGGTGTGCAAGTGATGCAACGCGCCGCCGAAACCGTGAAGGGCGTGAGCCTCGAACTGGGTGGCAAATCTTCGTTGCTAGTGCTCAAGGACGCCGACATCGCGTTGGCGGTGGAAGTGGCCTGCGGCGGTGGTTTCTTCAACGCCGGGCAAATGTGTTCGGCCACCAGCCGTGTGCTGGTCGCCGATGAACTGGCCGACGAATTCCTCCTGCGCCTGAAGGCCCGCGCCGAAGCCATTCGCGTCGCCGACCCGTTCGACCCGAACGTGGAAATGGGCGCGCTGGTCAATCAGGCGCAATACCAACGGGTGCTCGGCCACATCGATCGCGGTTTGAGTGCCGGCGCCAAGCTGATTTGCGGCGGCAATCGTCCTGTAGATCTGCCGCGCGGATATTTTTTGCAGCCGACGATTTTCACCGAAGTGCCCCTCGACAGTGCGTTGTGGTGTGAAGAGATTTTCGGCCCGGTGATCTGCGTGCGCAGTTTTGCCTCCGAAGCCGAAGCGATTGCCCTGGCCAACGACAGTCAGTTCGGTCTGGTGGCCAGCGTGGTGACGCGCGACGCCGAGGCGGCCGATCGGGTCGCCAACGCTTTGCAGGCGGGGCTTGTGTGGATCAACGCGCCGCAAGTGATCTTCCCGCAGACCGCCTGGGGTGGTTACAAGCAGAGCAGCATCGGCCGCGAATTGGGGCCGTGGGGCTTGCAGGCTTTCCAGGAAATCAAACACGTGATTCGCGCCGTCTGA
- a CDS encoding LysR family transcriptional regulator: MDRLQAMRVFVTVVDLGSQSAAADHLELSRPVVSRYLAELEDWVGARLMHRTTRKLSLTAAGSETLPRCRQMLDLSSDMQAAVSEPDDAPRGLLRISVSTSFGQAQLADAMAAYVKRYSGVSIDLQMLDRTVNLVDERIDLAIRTSNDLDPNLIARRLTVCRSVICAAPAYLDEHPAPTQVEDLSQHNCLTHSYFGKSLWHFEQDGEPVSVPVQGNISANEASTLLRATMAGAGVAMLPTYQAGVHIHSGELIRLLPQAEPRRMNIYAVYASRKHMPAALRSLLDFLVLRFPEEPEWDIGL; this comes from the coding sequence ATGGATCGTCTACAAGCAATGCGGGTGTTCGTCACGGTGGTCGACCTCGGCAGCCAGTCGGCCGCCGCCGATCACCTGGAGCTGTCACGGCCGGTGGTTTCGCGGTATCTGGCGGAGCTGGAAGACTGGGTCGGCGCACGCCTGATGCACCGCACCACGCGCAAGTTGAGCCTGACTGCCGCCGGCAGCGAGACCCTGCCACGGTGTCGGCAGATGCTCGACCTGTCTTCGGACATGCAGGCTGCCGTCAGCGAGCCGGACGATGCACCGCGTGGCCTGCTGCGGATCAGCGTCAGCACCTCGTTCGGCCAGGCACAATTGGCCGATGCCATGGCGGCCTACGTCAAGCGTTACTCCGGCGTCAGCATCGACCTGCAAATGCTCGACCGCACGGTAAACCTGGTGGATGAGCGCATCGATCTGGCGATTCGCACCAGCAACGACCTGGACCCGAACCTGATTGCGCGCCGGCTGACGGTCTGCCGCTCGGTGATCTGCGCCGCCCCCGCTTATCTGGACGAGCACCCGGCACCGACGCAGGTCGAAGACCTGAGCCAGCACAACTGCCTGACGCACTCCTATTTCGGCAAAAGCCTGTGGCATTTCGAGCAGGACGGTGAACCGGTCTCGGTGCCGGTGCAGGGCAACATCAGCGCCAATGAAGCCAGTACGCTGCTGCGCGCGACGATGGCCGGTGCCGGAGTGGCGATGCTGCCGACTTATCAGGCTGGAGTGCATATCCACAGCGGTGAACTGATCCGTCTGTTGCCCCAGGCCGAACCGCGCCGGATGAACATCTACGCGGTGTATGCCTCACGCAAGCACATGCCTGCGGCGCTGCGCAGCCTGCTGGATTTTCTGGTGCTCAGATTCCCCGAAGAACCAGAGTGGGATATCGGCCTGTAA
- a CDS encoding LysR substrate-binding domain-containing protein has protein sequence MKQLPPLPALHTFLITAQCCNFTRAAEQLFITQGAVSRQIAGLEEHLGYELFIRQARGLDLTAEGREWLPRVQQIFGLIDEAVEQIGEKRETLQLKAPTCVMRWLLPRLLQWQRERPDVPVELTTTVKHGVDFHREQFDAAVMYGAPPDSALTSYLLFDEQLTPVCSRPMLDGPMALQTPADLQQHLLLHPTRDERDWNAWLKAADLQLSNVSKGQHFETLDLAMSMASQGTGVAIGDWSLIGDDLSAGRLVMPFELKVKTGLAYYLVFPEKPAPSPKLRELMGWLVEQAQSR, from the coding sequence ATGAAACAATTGCCTCCCCTGCCGGCGTTGCACACTTTTCTGATCACCGCGCAGTGCTGCAACTTCACCCGTGCGGCCGAACAGCTGTTCATCACCCAGGGCGCGGTGAGTCGGCAGATCGCCGGGCTGGAGGAGCATCTGGGTTATGAGCTGTTCATTCGCCAGGCTCGAGGGCTGGACCTGACGGCCGAAGGACGGGAGTGGCTGCCACGGGTGCAGCAGATTTTCGGCTTGATCGACGAGGCGGTGGAGCAGATCGGCGAGAAGCGCGAAACCCTGCAACTCAAGGCGCCGACTTGTGTGATGCGCTGGTTGTTGCCGCGTCTTTTGCAGTGGCAACGAGAGCGCCCGGATGTGCCGGTGGAATTGACCACCACGGTCAAGCACGGCGTGGATTTCCATCGCGAGCAATTCGACGCGGCGGTGATGTATGGCGCACCGCCGGACAGTGCGTTGACGTCTTATCTGCTGTTCGATGAGCAACTGACGCCGGTGTGTTCACGGCCGATGCTGGACGGGCCGATGGCGTTGCAGACGCCAGCGGATCTGCAACAGCACTTGTTGCTGCACCCGACGCGGGATGAGCGCGACTGGAATGCCTGGTTGAAAGCGGCGGATCTTCAATTGAGCAACGTCAGCAAAGGCCAGCATTTCGAGACCCTGGACCTGGCGATGTCGATGGCGTCCCAAGGGACCGGTGTGGCGATCGGCGATTGGTCATTGATTGGCGACGACCTGAGTGCCGGGCGGCTGGTCATGCCGTTTGAATTGAAGGTGAAAACGGGGTTGGCGTATTACCTGGTGTTCCCGGAGAAACCGGCGCCTTCGCCGAAGTTGCGCGAATTGATGGGGTGGTTGGTGGAGCAGGCTCAATCGCGTTGA
- a CDS encoding MBL fold metallo-hydrolase — protein MIGFTSLKRILLATATLGFAANAAAATLTLDVYNPGDKAIFPVTSVLVSGEKDAILVDAQFGKSQAEQVVEKIRASGKQLTTIYISHGDPDYYFGLDTLTAAFPHAKVLASQPTVDHIKKTVDGKLAFWGPKMGADVPARTIVPGVLQGDSLMLEGQKLQVVGLEGKQPDRTFVWIPSIKAVVGGVVVAENIHVWMADTQTAQSHTDWLATLHSIETLKPNTIVPGHYLGKSARSLAAVKFTADYIKAFDEETAKAKDSTALIAAMKKRYSTLGEESSLELSAKVAKGEMKW, from the coding sequence ATGATCGGTTTCACTTCCCTCAAACGCATTTTGCTGGCCACCGCCACCCTCGGCTTCGCGGCTAACGCGGCGGCAGCGACGTTGACGCTGGATGTCTACAACCCGGGCGACAAGGCGATCTTCCCGGTGACCTCGGTGTTGGTCAGCGGCGAGAAAGACGCGATCCTGGTGGACGCGCAGTTCGGCAAATCCCAGGCCGAGCAGGTGGTTGAAAAAATCCGCGCCAGTGGCAAGCAACTGACCACCATTTACATCAGCCACGGTGACCCGGATTACTACTTCGGCCTCGACACCCTGACCGCTGCGTTCCCCCACGCCAAAGTGCTCGCCTCGCAACCGACGGTGGATCACATCAAGAAAACCGTCGACGGCAAACTGGCGTTCTGGGGCCCGAAAATGGGCGCCGATGTACCGGCCAGAACCATTGTGCCGGGCGTGCTTCAGGGAGACAGCCTGATGCTCGAAGGGCAGAAGTTGCAGGTGGTGGGGCTTGAGGGCAAGCAACCGGATCGCACCTTTGTGTGGATCCCGTCGATCAAGGCAGTGGTGGGTGGCGTGGTCGTCGCGGAAAACATTCACGTGTGGATGGCCGACACCCAAACCGCGCAGTCCCACACCGACTGGCTGGCTACGCTGCACAGCATTGAAACCCTGAAACCGAACACTATCGTGCCGGGTCATTACCTGGGCAAGAGCGCGCGCTCCCTGGCCGCGGTGAAATTCACCGCGGATTACATCAAGGCTTTCGACGAAGAAACCGCCAAGGCCAAAGACTCTACGGCGTTGATTGCCGCAATGAAAAAACGCTACTCGACCCTGGGCGAAGAAAGCTCGCTGGAGCTGAGCGCGAAAGTCGCCAAGGGTGAGATGAAGTGGTAA
- a CDS encoding 5-guanidino-2-oxopentanoate decarboxylase has translation MATCGEVLVKLLEDYGVEQVFGIPGVHTVELYRGLARSSINHVTPRHEQGAGFMADGYARTSGKPGVCFIITGPGMTNITTAMGQAYADSIPMLVISSVQSRSQLGGGRGKLHELPNQSALVGGVAAFSHTLMSASELPGVLARAFALFQAGRPRPVHIEIPLDVLVEEADDLLASLPVNIDRAGASPSAISRMTDLLAGAKRPLILAGGGAIDAAAELTELAELLDAPVALTINAKGMLESNHPLLIGSTQSLVATRALVAEADVVLAIGTELAETDYDVTFAGGFEIPGVLLRVDIDPDQTVRNYPPKVALVADSRNAAQALLSALSHKSLAERRNDWGQVRAARLREDLAATWDAPTLAQTRFLETVLHELPDAVFVGDSTQPVYTGNLTFNPERPRRWFNSSTGYGTLGYALPAAIGAWLGGSIENGARPPVVCLIGDGGLQFTLPELASAVEARTPVIVLLWNNQGYEEIKKYMVNRAIEPVGVDIYTPDFIGVAKALGCAAEAVDGVDQLRSALRCATDRQGPTLIEIDQTQWMKAVSK, from the coding sequence ATGGCGACGTGCGGCGAAGTATTGGTCAAGTTACTCGAAGATTACGGGGTTGAGCAGGTGTTCGGCATTCCCGGGGTTCACACCGTGGAGCTGTATCGCGGGCTGGCCCGTTCGAGCATCAACCACGTTACTCCGCGTCACGAACAGGGCGCCGGTTTCATGGCCGACGGTTATGCACGCACCAGCGGCAAACCGGGTGTGTGCTTCATCATCACCGGTCCTGGCATGACCAACATCACCACCGCCATGGGCCAGGCCTACGCTGATTCGATTCCGATGCTGGTGATCTCCAGCGTGCAATCGCGCAGCCAGTTGGGCGGCGGTCGCGGCAAGCTGCACGAACTGCCGAACCAGAGCGCCTTGGTCGGCGGCGTGGCAGCGTTCTCCCACACCCTGATGTCGGCGTCCGAATTGCCGGGCGTATTGGCTCGCGCCTTCGCCCTGTTCCAGGCCGGTCGCCCGCGTCCTGTGCACATTGAAATTCCGCTGGACGTGCTGGTCGAAGAGGCCGATGACCTGCTCGCCAGCCTGCCGGTCAACATCGACCGTGCCGGTGCTTCGCCAAGCGCGATCAGCCGCATGACCGACCTGCTCGCCGGCGCCAAGCGCCCGCTGATTCTCGCCGGTGGCGGTGCCATCGATGCCGCCGCTGAGTTGACTGAACTGGCCGAACTGCTCGACGCGCCGGTGGCCCTGACCATCAACGCCAAAGGCATGCTCGAATCCAACCATCCGTTGCTGATCGGCTCGACCCAAAGCCTTGTCGCGACCCGCGCCCTTGTGGCTGAAGCTGACGTAGTGCTGGCGATCGGCACCGAACTGGCAGAAACCGACTATGACGTCACCTTCGCCGGCGGTTTCGAGATTCCCGGCGTGCTGCTGCGCGTGGACATCGACCCTGACCAGACCGTGCGCAACTACCCGCCGAAAGTCGCCCTGGTGGCCGATTCGCGCAACGCTGCCCAAGCCTTGTTGAGCGCGCTGTCCCACAAGTCGCTGGCCGAGCGCCGCAACGATTGGGGCCAGGTCCGTGCCGCACGTCTGCGTGAAGACCTCGCCGCCACCTGGGACGCGCCGACCCTGGCCCAGACCCGCTTCCTCGAAACCGTTCTGCACGAATTGCCGGACGCCGTGTTTGTCGGCGATTCGACCCAACCGGTGTACACCGGCAACCTGACCTTCAACCCGGAACGCCCGCGCCGCTGGTTCAACTCGTCCACCGGTTACGGCACCCTCGGTTACGCCTTGCCGGCAGCGATTGGCGCCTGGCTCGGTGGCAGCATTGAAAACGGCGCACGTCCTCCGGTGGTGTGCCTGATCGGTGATGGCGGCCTGCAATTCACCCTGCCGGAACTGGCCAGCGCCGTTGAAGCGCGCACGCCGGTGATCGTCCTGCTGTGGAATAACCAGGGCTACGAAGAGATCAAGAAATACATGGTCAACCGCGCCATCGAACCGGTCGGCGTGGACATCTACACCCCGGACTTCATCGGTGTCGCCAAGGCGCTGGGCTGCGCGGCTGAAGCGGTCGACGGTGTTGATCAGTTGCGCAGTGCGCTGCGCTGCGCCACCGATCGCCAAGGGCCAACCCTGATTGAAATCGATCAGACCCAGTGGATGAAGGCGGTGTCGAAATGA
- a CDS encoding ABC transporter permease: MEHQPLTHPVVTAPARAHRGVSPTTRAWFFLSPSMLFLGVLIAASLLVLRMSVGTKGAEWTGFSLASYAQLLEPYYLKSLLLTLRLALISAVIAVVLAIPVAYTMSRLTSPFVRRIFLAAVLLPLLVNLLLQSYGWLVILGPGGMLNQALMGLGLIKRPIMLLYNQNGVLMGLVQTAFPLAVLPIASAMRGVARTYEEAAATLGASRFQVFRQVVLPMSFPGIITGATLVFAYNASSFVVPLLLGGRRVPMLAVMVHDQIAPLMNWPAASAAGVVLIVTTLAIMTLSEYITGRRRRMLEASQ, translated from the coding sequence ATGGAACACCAACCTCTGACTCATCCGGTCGTTACCGCTCCGGCGCGCGCCCATCGGGGTGTTTCGCCGACGACGCGTGCCTGGTTTTTCCTCTCGCCGTCGATGCTGTTTCTGGGCGTGCTGATTGCCGCCAGCTTGCTGGTGCTGCGCATGAGCGTGGGCACCAAAGGTGCGGAATGGACCGGGTTCAGCCTGGCCAGCTACGCCCAGTTGCTGGAACCGTATTACCTCAAATCCTTGCTGCTGACCTTGCGCCTGGCGCTGATCAGCGCAGTCATCGCCGTGGTGCTGGCGATCCCTGTGGCCTACACCATGTCGCGCCTGACTTCACCGTTCGTGCGCCGAATCTTCCTCGCCGCTGTGCTGTTGCCATTGCTGGTCAACCTGCTGCTGCAAAGCTACGGCTGGCTGGTGATTCTCGGCCCGGGCGGCATGCTCAATCAGGCGTTGATGGGCCTGGGTCTGATCAAGCGACCGATCATGCTGCTGTACAACCAGAACGGTGTGCTGATGGGCCTGGTGCAAACCGCGTTCCCGTTGGCCGTGTTGCCGATTGCCAGCGCCATGCGCGGCGTCGCCCGTACGTACGAAGAGGCCGCCGCCACCCTCGGCGCCAGTCGTTTTCAGGTGTTCCGTCAGGTGGTGTTGCCGATGAGTTTTCCGGGGATCATTACCGGCGCGACGTTGGTATTCGCCTACAACGCCAGCAGTTTCGTGGTGCCTCTGCTGCTCGGTGGCCGGCGCGTGCCGATGCTGGCGGTGATGGTCCATGACCAGATCGCCCCGCTGATGAACTGGCCCGCCGCATCCGCCGCCGGTGTGGTGCTGATCGTCACCACGCTCGCGATCATGACCTTGTCCGAATACATCACCGGCCGTCGTCGCCGCATGCTGGAGGCTTCGCAATGA